Genomic window (Oscillospiraceae bacterium):
TTTCCTGTTGATATCCATGTACTCGGGCGCACACACAGGTGCGCCCCTACAGGATTTTTAACTTAAAAACTTCTTCAGCGCCGGCAGCACCGCCATCGCCATACGCTCGAATCCGAGGTCGGTCGGGTGGCAGGTATCGGGCGTGCAGTGGTCGCGCAGCACATTGCCGAAAAACGTCTCGCCGTCCAAAAACGCGACAAATTTGTCCCCGCTTGCCACAGCGTTATCGTAGGTTCGTTTCACGATCTCGCGGCGGCGGGTGCTGTCGGGAATGTTTGCGTCAAAATCGGGGCGAGTCATCATAATGATTGGCAGTGTCGGGTTCTTCGCCCGCACCTGTTTGAAAAACCGCTCATGGGTCTCGTCGAGCCGCTCCGTCCAGGAATTGTGATCATAATCGAGCACGAACACGCTCATATCCAGCCCCGCAATATAATCGGCGATGTTCTCCTCACCCAGCGCGTTTCCCGAAAAGCCGAGATTGCGGAAATCGGCGTCGACGATCTCGCAGACCTCGGCGACATAGTTGTTCGAGGGTCTTGAGGCGCAGGCGCCCTGTGTGATCGATGAGCCGTAGAAAACGACCGGTTTTTGATGGGTATACGGCCTCGGCGCGCCGATAAAAGCCCCGTCGTCGGCATAGAGTTCAAACGCCTCCACGCCGTTATATAACGGCAGATAGAAGCAGATCTCGTTTTTCTCTCCGCTCATATTATATTCAAACGAAAAGACCCGCCTGTTCAGATCGGGCCGCCAGTTCTGCACAAACCGCCCGTTGACGAACAGATCGACCCCCGAACTGCCCGAGAGCGGCATATGCGGAAACAGACAGTCCTCGGTCACCGTCACCCGGACACTCAGCTTTTTGCTGTCGGTACAAAACCGGATGCGTCCGCCCGAAGTGTGCTTGCAGAGCGTTGCCACGCCCAGATTGACCTGATCGTGCAGCGCGAACGGCAGCCGCCATAATTTTTTTACGCCTTCGGCGTCAAACCCGTGCAGCACTACGGGCGCCCCAAAAATATCGATCTTTTTCATTCCCTGTCACCCTTTCGTTGATATACAAAACCCGCGTCCGGTTTTGCCGTTTCGCGGGTTTTAAAACTCATTATTTAAAATTTGACACAAATGCCCTCTTCGCCGGAACGGAACGCCGCGTCAATAATCTTCATCACGCGCAGCATCTCGTCGTGTTTAACGAGCTGTTCGCACTTACCCTCTACCGCGTCAAGGAAGTTGCGGCTAAAGTCGACCACGTCGGTCTTGACGTCGGGCAGTGCCAGTTCTTCCACGCTCTCGCGGGGTCTCGGCGCCATGGTCTTGGTCGGGCCGCCTTCGGTCCAAACGACGCCTTCTTCCCAGACCATCTCCAGTGTCTTGGATTTCACGATCTTGCCGTTGCATTTCCAGTCGTCCACCACCATGGTACCGTGATCGCCGTGCACATGCCAGCGCGGCAGCGGCAGGAAGCAATATGTATCAATCTCGATCAATGCCGAAAGCCCATTTTGAAACTTCAAC
Coding sequences:
- a CDS encoding SGNH/GDSL hydrolase family protein, with protein sequence MKKIDIFGAPVVLHGFDAEGVKKLWRLPFALHDQVNLGVATLCKHTSGGRIRFCTDSKKLSVRVTVTEDCLFPHMPLSGSSGVDLFVNGRFVQNWRPDLNRRVFSFEYNMSGEKNEICFYLPLYNGVEAFELYADDGAFIGAPRPYTHQKPVVFYGSSITQGACASRPSNNYVAEVCEIVDADFRNLGFSGNALGEENIADYIAGLDMSVFVLDYDHNSWTERLDETHERFFKQVRAKNPTLPIIMMTRPDFDANIPDSTRRREIVKRTYDNAVASGDKFVAFLDGETFFGNVLRDHCTPDTCHPTDLGFERMAMAVLPALKKFLS